The Odocoileus virginianus isolate 20LAN1187 ecotype Illinois chromosome 3, Ovbor_1.2, whole genome shotgun sequence genome includes a window with the following:
- the TRIM52 gene encoding E3 ubiquitin-protein ligase TRIM52 isoform X2 yields the protein MAGSATTNPLQTLQEEAVCAICLDYFQDPVSIGCGHNFCRGCVTQLWGKEDNEQDREEEEDEWEEDEDDDEAVGAIGGWGNSIREVLYQGDADEELFQDQEDDEPWVGDGGIRDRMDYVWDQEEEEEDTDYHLGGLRHDLRINVYLQEEEILEEYDEEDQELYPDTHLAPPPAPPRQFTCPQCRKSFKRRSFRPNLQLANMVQIIRQMCPTPNRESRVNDQGICSKHQEALKLYCEVDKEAICVICRESRSHKQHSVVPLDEVVHEYKEKKMEKLVKPCIPSAAITLRGN from the exons ATGGCAGGCAGTGCCACTACTAATCCCTTGCAGACACTTCAGGAGGAAGCCGTGTGTGCCATCTGCCTGGACTACTTCCAGGATCCCGTGTCCATCGGCTGTGGTCATAACTTTTGCCGAGGGTGTGTGACCCAGCTGTGGGGCAAGGAAGATAATGAGCAAgacagggaggaagaggaagatgaatGGGAGGAGGACGAGGACGACGACGAGGCAGTAGGGGCCATCGGTGGATGGGGCAACTCCATTCGGGAGGTTTTATACCAGGGGGATGCTGACGAGGAGTTGTTCCAGGACCAAGAGGATGATGAACCCTGGGTCGGTGACGGTGGCATAAGGGACAGAATGGATTATGTGTGGGAccaagaagaagaggaggaagatacGGACTACCACCTGGGAGGCTTGAGACATGACCTGAGAATTAACGTCTACCTGCAAGAGGAGGAGATTTTGGAAGAATACGATGAGGAGGACCAAGAGCTGTACCCTGACACTCACCTGGCCCCGCCTCCAGCCCCTCCACGGCAGTTCACTTGCCCCCAATGCCGAAAGAGCTTTAAGCGTCGCAGCTTTCGTCCCAACTTGCAGCTGGCGAACATGGTCCAGATAATTCGCCAGATGTGTCCCACTCCTAATCGAGAGAGCCGGGTGAATGATCAGGGCATCTGCTCCAAACACCAGGAAGCTCTGAAACTCTACTGTGAGGTGGACAAAGAGGCCATCTGTGTGATATGTCGAGAATCCAGGAGCCACAAACAGCATAGTGTGGTGCCATTAGATGAAGTGGTACATGAGTACAAG gagaaaaaaatggagaaactaGTGAAACCTTGCATCCCGAGTGCCGCCATAACTTTGAGAGGAAATTGA
- the TRIM52 gene encoding E3 ubiquitin-protein ligase TRIM52 isoform X1 translates to MAGSATTNPLQTLQEEAVCAICLDYFQDPVSIGCGHNFCRGCVTQLWGKEDNEQDREEEEDEWEEDEDDDEAVGAIGGWGNSIREVLYQGDADEELFQDQEDDEPWVGDGGIRDRMDYVWDQEEEEEDTDYHLGGLRHDLRINVYLQEEEILEEYDEEDQELYPDTHLAPPPAPPRQFTCPQCRKSFKRRSFRPNLQLANMVQIIRQMCPTPNRESRVNDQGICSKHQEALKLYCEVDKEAICVICRESRSHKQHSVVPLDEVVHEYKVQLLTAVSQVRLFKLAPLYCGCTLDLFFTQTCYKPEILNSNCTMNLALCILVQLNTLQLYMPFIFMEATVPLTPNFFLSPFIRHLLALLTILLTLYLKMSLGTKN, encoded by the exons ATGGCAGGCAGTGCCACTACTAATCCCTTGCAGACACTTCAGGAGGAAGCCGTGTGTGCCATCTGCCTGGACTACTTCCAGGATCCCGTGTCCATCGGCTGTGGTCATAACTTTTGCCGAGGGTGTGTGACCCAGCTGTGGGGCAAGGAAGATAATGAGCAAgacagggaggaagaggaagatgaatGGGAGGAGGACGAGGACGACGACGAGGCAGTAGGGGCCATCGGTGGATGGGGCAACTCCATTCGGGAGGTTTTATACCAGGGGGATGCTGACGAGGAGTTGTTCCAGGACCAAGAGGATGATGAACCCTGGGTCGGTGACGGTGGCATAAGGGACAGAATGGATTATGTGTGGGAccaagaagaagaggaggaagatacGGACTACCACCTGGGAGGCTTGAGACATGACCTGAGAATTAACGTCTACCTGCAAGAGGAGGAGATTTTGGAAGAATACGATGAGGAGGACCAAGAGCTGTACCCTGACACTCACCTGGCCCCGCCTCCAGCCCCTCCACGGCAGTTCACTTGCCCCCAATGCCGAAAGAGCTTTAAGCGTCGCAGCTTTCGTCCCAACTTGCAGCTGGCGAACATGGTCCAGATAATTCGCCAGATGTGTCCCACTCCTAATCGAGAGAGCCGGGTGAATGATCAGGGCATCTGCTCCAAACACCAGGAAGCTCTGAAACTCTACTGTGAGGTGGACAAAGAGGCCATCTGTGTGATATGTCGAGAATCCAGGAGCCACAAACAGCATAGTGTGGTGCCATTAGATGAAGTGGTACATGAGTACAAG GTTCAGCTGTTGACTGCTGTATCACAAGTCAGACTGTTTAAACTTGCTCCTCTCTACTGTGGCTGTACCCTGGACCTTTTCTTCACACAGACTTGCTACAAACCTGAAATCCTGAACTCCAATTGTACCATGAATTTAGCTCTTTGCATTCTAGTACAGTTAAACACACTCCAGTTATACATGCCCTTCATCTTTATGGAGGCCACTGTTCCACTGACTCctaattttttcctttccccatttATCAGACATTTGCTAGCCTTACTTACTATCCTTCTGACCCTGTACCTCAAGATGAGTCTTGGCACAAAGAACTGA